From a single Brassica rapa cultivar Chiifu-401-42 chromosome A01, CAAS_Brap_v3.01, whole genome shotgun sequence genomic region:
- the LOC103849006 gene encoding protein ALWAYS EARLY 2 isoform X4 has translation MAPTVRKSRSVNKRFTNEQPSPKRSSRENKLRKKKLSDKLGSQWTKAELERFYDSYRKYGQDWRKVAAAIRNSRNVEMVEALFNMNKAYLSLPEGTASVAGLIAMMTDHYSVMEGSGSEGEGPDVSETPKKEKKRKRAKPQLSDSREEVDRDHPVASSTDGCLKFLKQARGNGTHRRATGKRTPRVPVQTSRDDGEGSTPPNKRARKQQRDANDDVERYLELALIEASRRGGGSPKDLSDNSPIKNWEKMSRTRKAQSWVGSSREKKRESDMEEVGEMEVPRKGKRVYKKRVKVEEAEGDSSDDNGGASSATEGLRVKSKRRKAGREASRGTYSPRSPKNIDNKLTSGDEFDALQALAELSASFLPSALMESESSPQVKEERIENDMDEKPSSPEATTSTSSHGEKANSEPDESLLHAISAIGNAVYNRKPKPSTQASTDCNAGKLQPEPTSASLRRKRKPKKLGDESPPDSSQNKSINKKELAQENHNMKSYLRTKRTGQGPSQSKQLKTAKELEESTTMSDKKHSAMDVVVSTKQDSDSCPATSPPQKPPNRRKASLKKSLQERAKSSETVHKVPRSSRSLSEQELLLKDELSTYMSYPLARRRCIFEWFYSAIDHPWFAKMVFVDYLNHVGLGHVPRLTRLEWSVIKSSLGRARRFSERFLQEEREKLKQYRESVRKHYTELRTGAREGLPTDLARPLAVGNRVIAIHPITREIHDGKILTVDHNQCNVLFDDLGVELVKDIDCMPSNPLEYMPEGLRRQIDKCLSMKKEAQQNGNPNLGLSAIFPPYGLENADCSMSHSLNQGDMNAPIPHQTNQSCIIDYSKGREAEIQRALALQHALDEKEMEPEMLEIVKVSKTRAKAMVDAAITAASSVKEGEDAIKMIQEALDMIGKHQPLRSSIVVKQEENASGSIEHHHHNPSPSDASKPMANNDSISQNGSEKKEAQMPSELITSCVATWIMIQMCTERQYPPADVAQLMDTAVTSLQPRCPQNLPIYREIQMCMGRIKTQIMSLVPS, from the exons ATGGCACCGACGGTTAGGAAGTCGAGGAGTGTGAACAAGCGTTTCACTAATGAACAACCCTCGCCAAAGAGGAGCTCTAGAGAGAATAAGCTGCGT AAGAAGAAATTGTCTGATAAGCTGGGATCTCAATGGACCAAAGCAGAGCTTGAGCGGTTCTATGACTCTTACCGGAAGTACGGACAGGACTGGAGAAAG gTGGCTGCTGCTATTCGGAATAGCAGGAATGTTGAGATGGTGGAAGCTCTCTTTAATATGAATAAG gCATATTTGTCTCTTCCGGAAGGAACTGCCTCTGTAGCTGGCCTTATTGCTATGATGACCGATCATTACAGTGTCATG GAAGGGAGTGGCAGTGAAGGAGAAGGCCCTGATGTTTCAGAAACACCGAAGAAAGAGAAAAAGCGCAAACGTGCAAAGCCTCAGCTTAGTGATTCTCGAGAGGAAGTTGATAGAGATCATCCAGTTGCGTCCTCCACTGACGGATGTCTCAAGTTTTTGAAGCAAGCACGAGGTAATG GAACTCATCGACGTGCCACTGGCAAACGTACACCTCGTGTTCCTGTACAGACTTCACGGGATGATGGGGAAGGCTCTACTCCACCAAATAAAAGAGCCAGAAAGCAACAACGTGATGCCAATGATGATGTTGAGCGTTATTTAGAGTTAGCATTAATAGAAGCATCCAGAAGGGGAGGAGGGTCTCCAAAAGACCTCAGCGACAACTCACCAATAAAGAACTGGGAGAAAATG TCACGGACGAGGAAAGCTCAATCATGGGTGGGAAGTAGCCGAGAAAAGAAGCGTGAATCTGATATGGAAGAGGTTGGGGAAATGGAGGTTCCACGGAAGGGGAAAAGGGTCTACAAGAAGAGAGTAAAAGTCGAAGAAGCAGAGGGTGATTCTTCTGATGACAACGGAGGAGCAAGCAGTGCTACTGAGGGGCTCAGAGTTAAATCAAAGAGACGAAAGGCTGGTCGTGAAGCCTCAAGAGGGACATATTCACCGCGCAGCCCAAAGAACATAGATAACAAACTTACTTCCGGAG ATGAATTTGATGCTCTGCAAGCTTTAGCTGAATTATCAGCTTCATTTCTTCCTTCAGCATTGATGGAATCAG AATCATCTCCTCAGGTGAAGGAAGAGAGAATAGAAAACGACATGGACGAGAAACCTAGCTCACCGGAAGCTACCACGTCCACCAGCAGTCATGGGGAAAAAGCAAATTCAGAACCAGATGAGAGTCTGCTACATGCAATCTCTGCTATTGGGAATGCTGTTTACAATAGAAAACCAAAACCTTCAACGCAAGCTTCAACTGATTGTAATGCTGGGAAGCTACAGCCGGAACCTACTAGTGCTAGTTTAAGAAGAAAACGCAAACCAAAG aAGCTAGGAGATGAATCACCACCTGATTCTTCTCAGAACAAATCCATAAACAAAAAG GAGTTAGCTCAAGAAAACCATAATATGAAGTCCTATCTTAGAACAAAACGCACTGGTCAAGGTCCCTCTCAGTCAAAACAGTTGAAAACTGCTAAGGAGTTGGAGGAATCTACTACAATGAGCGATAAGAAACATTCTGCTATGGATGTAGTAGTGTCAACTAAACAAGATTCTGATTCATGTCCAGCCACTTCACCACCACAGAAACCTCCAAACAGGCGTAAGGCGAGTCTGAAGAAAAGCTTACAAGAAAGAGCTAAATCTTCTGAAACCGTTCATAAAGTTCCTCGTAGTTCCAGATCTCTTTCAGAACAGGAGTTGTTATTAAAG GATGAGCTTTCTACTTATATGTCGTATCCCTTGGCACGTCGAAGGTGCATATTTGAGTGGTTTTATAGTGCTATCGACCATCCCTGGTTTGCAAAGATGGTGTTCGTCGATTACTTAAATCACGTGGGACTTGGTCACGTTCCAAGACTCACTCGTCTTGAATGGAGTGTCATTAAAAG CTCTCTTGGTAGAGCTCGAAGGTTCTCTGAGAGATTCTTACAGGAAGAGAGGGAGAAACTCAAGCAGTACCGTGAGTCTGTGAGAAAGCATTACACAGAGCTTCGAACTGGTGCTAGGGAAGGGCTTCCTACAGATTTGGCTCGGCCATTAGCAGTTGGTAACAGAGTCATTGCCATCCATCCCATAACACGAGAGATTCATGATGGGAAAATTCTCACTGTTGACCATAATCAATGCAATGTTCTGTTCGATGACTTGGGCGTTGAGTTAGTTAAG gACATTGATTGCATGCCTTCAAATCCATTGGAATACATGCCAGAAGGTCTAAGGAGGCAGATTGATAAGTGTTTATCCATGAAGAAAGAAGCACAACAAAATGGGAATCCAAACCTTGGTTTATCTGCTATTTTCCCTCCATATGGACTTGAAAATGCTGACTGTTCCATGAGTCATTCTCTGAATCAG GGTGATATGAATGCTCC TATCCCACATCAGACTAATCAGTCATGTATCATAGATTATAGCAAAGGACGAGAAGCTGAGATTCAGCGAGCACTTGCTCTACAGCATGCTTTAGATGAAAAG GAAATGGAGCCAGAGATGCTAGAAATTGTCAAGGTCTCAAAGACAAGAGCGAAAGCAATGGTGGATGCAGCTATTACG GCTGCATCATCTGTGAAGGAAGGAGAAGATGCCATCAAAATGATCCAAGAAGCCTTAGACATGATTGGCAAACATCAGCCGTTACGCAGCTCTATAGTAGTCAAACAGGAAGAGAACGCAAGTGGCAGCATTGAGCATcatcatcacaacccatctccCTCAGACGCATCAAAGCCTATGGCTAACAACGATTCGATCTCACAAAATGGTTCAGAGAAAAAAGAGGCTCAAATGCCTTCAGAGTTAATCACGTCCTGTGTTGCCACTTGGATCATGATTCAG ATGTGCACGGAGAGGCAGTACCCTCCAGCTGATGTAGCGCAGCTTATGGACACAGCAGTCACAAGCTTGCAGCCTCGATGCCCCCAGAATCTACCGATCTACAGAGAAATCCAAATGTGTATGGGACGAATCAAGACTCAAATCATGTCTCTAGTACCAAGTTGA
- the LOC103849006 gene encoding protein ALWAYS EARLY 2 isoform X2, with translation MAPTVRKSRSVNKRFTNEQPSPKRSSRENKLRKKLSDKLGSQWTKAELERFYDSYRKYGQDWRKVAAAIRNSRNVEMVEALFNMNKAYLSLPEGTASVAGLIAMMTDHYSVMEGSGSEGEGPDVSETPKKEKKRKRAKPQLSDSREEVDRDHPVASSTDGCLKFLKQARGNGTHRRATGKRTPRVPVQTSRDDGEGSTPPNKRARKQQRDANDDVERYLELALIEASRRGGGSPKDLSDNSPIKNWEKMSRTRKAQSWVGSSREKKRESDMEEVGEMEVPRKGKRVYKKRVKVEEAEGDSSDDNGGASSATEGLRVKSKRRKAGREASRGTYSPRSPKNIDNKLTSGDEFDALQALAELSASFLPSALMESESSPQVKEERIENDMDEKPSSPEATTSTSSHGEKANSEPDESLLHAISAIGNAVYNRKPKPSTQASTDCNAGKLQPEPTSASLRRKRKPKKLGDESPPDSSQNKSINKKELAQENHNMKSYLRTKRTGQGPSQSKQLKTAKELEESTTMSDKKHSAMDVVVSTKQDSDSCPATSPPQKPPNRRKASLKKSLQERAKSSETVHKVPRSSRSLSEQELLLKDELSTYMSYPLARRRCIFEWFYSAIDHPWFAKMVFVDYLNHVGLGHVPRLTRLEWSVIKSSLGRARRFSERFLQEEREKLKQYRESVRKHYTELRTGAREGLPTDLARPLAVGNRVIAIHPITREIHDGKILTVDHNQCNVLFDDLGVELVKDIDCMPSNPLEYMPEGLRRQIDKCLSMKKEAQQNGNPNLGLSAIFPPYGLENADCSMSHSLNQGDMNAPILHGKVSTDTSIPHQTNQSCIIDYSKGREAEIQRALALQHALDEKEMEPEMLEIVKVSKTRAKAMVDAAITAASSVKEGEDAIKMIQEALDMIGKHQPLRSSIVVKQEENASGSIEHHHHNPSPSDASKPMANNDSISQNGSEKKEAQMPSELITSCVATWIMIQMCTERQYPPADVAQLMDTAVTSLQPRCPQNLPIYREIQMCMGRIKTQIMSLVPS, from the exons ATGGCACCGACGGTTAGGAAGTCGAGGAGTGTGAACAAGCGTTTCACTAATGAACAACCCTCGCCAAAGAGGAGCTCTAGAGAGAATAAGCTGCGT AAGAAATTGTCTGATAAGCTGGGATCTCAATGGACCAAAGCAGAGCTTGAGCGGTTCTATGACTCTTACCGGAAGTACGGACAGGACTGGAGAAAG gTGGCTGCTGCTATTCGGAATAGCAGGAATGTTGAGATGGTGGAAGCTCTCTTTAATATGAATAAG gCATATTTGTCTCTTCCGGAAGGAACTGCCTCTGTAGCTGGCCTTATTGCTATGATGACCGATCATTACAGTGTCATG GAAGGGAGTGGCAGTGAAGGAGAAGGCCCTGATGTTTCAGAAACACCGAAGAAAGAGAAAAAGCGCAAACGTGCAAAGCCTCAGCTTAGTGATTCTCGAGAGGAAGTTGATAGAGATCATCCAGTTGCGTCCTCCACTGACGGATGTCTCAAGTTTTTGAAGCAAGCACGAGGTAATG GAACTCATCGACGTGCCACTGGCAAACGTACACCTCGTGTTCCTGTACAGACTTCACGGGATGATGGGGAAGGCTCTACTCCACCAAATAAAAGAGCCAGAAAGCAACAACGTGATGCCAATGATGATGTTGAGCGTTATTTAGAGTTAGCATTAATAGAAGCATCCAGAAGGGGAGGAGGGTCTCCAAAAGACCTCAGCGACAACTCACCAATAAAGAACTGGGAGAAAATG TCACGGACGAGGAAAGCTCAATCATGGGTGGGAAGTAGCCGAGAAAAGAAGCGTGAATCTGATATGGAAGAGGTTGGGGAAATGGAGGTTCCACGGAAGGGGAAAAGGGTCTACAAGAAGAGAGTAAAAGTCGAAGAAGCAGAGGGTGATTCTTCTGATGACAACGGAGGAGCAAGCAGTGCTACTGAGGGGCTCAGAGTTAAATCAAAGAGACGAAAGGCTGGTCGTGAAGCCTCAAGAGGGACATATTCACCGCGCAGCCCAAAGAACATAGATAACAAACTTACTTCCGGAG ATGAATTTGATGCTCTGCAAGCTTTAGCTGAATTATCAGCTTCATTTCTTCCTTCAGCATTGATGGAATCAG AATCATCTCCTCAGGTGAAGGAAGAGAGAATAGAAAACGACATGGACGAGAAACCTAGCTCACCGGAAGCTACCACGTCCACCAGCAGTCATGGGGAAAAAGCAAATTCAGAACCAGATGAGAGTCTGCTACATGCAATCTCTGCTATTGGGAATGCTGTTTACAATAGAAAACCAAAACCTTCAACGCAAGCTTCAACTGATTGTAATGCTGGGAAGCTACAGCCGGAACCTACTAGTGCTAGTTTAAGAAGAAAACGCAAACCAAAG aAGCTAGGAGATGAATCACCACCTGATTCTTCTCAGAACAAATCCATAAACAAAAAG GAGTTAGCTCAAGAAAACCATAATATGAAGTCCTATCTTAGAACAAAACGCACTGGTCAAGGTCCCTCTCAGTCAAAACAGTTGAAAACTGCTAAGGAGTTGGAGGAATCTACTACAATGAGCGATAAGAAACATTCTGCTATGGATGTAGTAGTGTCAACTAAACAAGATTCTGATTCATGTCCAGCCACTTCACCACCACAGAAACCTCCAAACAGGCGTAAGGCGAGTCTGAAGAAAAGCTTACAAGAAAGAGCTAAATCTTCTGAAACCGTTCATAAAGTTCCTCGTAGTTCCAGATCTCTTTCAGAACAGGAGTTGTTATTAAAG GATGAGCTTTCTACTTATATGTCGTATCCCTTGGCACGTCGAAGGTGCATATTTGAGTGGTTTTATAGTGCTATCGACCATCCCTGGTTTGCAAAGATGGTGTTCGTCGATTACTTAAATCACGTGGGACTTGGTCACGTTCCAAGACTCACTCGTCTTGAATGGAGTGTCATTAAAAG CTCTCTTGGTAGAGCTCGAAGGTTCTCTGAGAGATTCTTACAGGAAGAGAGGGAGAAACTCAAGCAGTACCGTGAGTCTGTGAGAAAGCATTACACAGAGCTTCGAACTGGTGCTAGGGAAGGGCTTCCTACAGATTTGGCTCGGCCATTAGCAGTTGGTAACAGAGTCATTGCCATCCATCCCATAACACGAGAGATTCATGATGGGAAAATTCTCACTGTTGACCATAATCAATGCAATGTTCTGTTCGATGACTTGGGCGTTGAGTTAGTTAAG gACATTGATTGCATGCCTTCAAATCCATTGGAATACATGCCAGAAGGTCTAAGGAGGCAGATTGATAAGTGTTTATCCATGAAGAAAGAAGCACAACAAAATGGGAATCCAAACCTTGGTTTATCTGCTATTTTCCCTCCATATGGACTTGAAAATGCTGACTGTTCCATGAGTCATTCTCTGAATCAG GGTGATATGAATGCTCCTATTCTGCATGGTAAAGTATCAACCGACACTAGTATCCCACATCAGACTAATCAGTCATGTATCATAGATTATAGCAAAGGACGAGAAGCTGAGATTCAGCGAGCACTTGCTCTACAGCATGCTTTAGATGAAAAG GAAATGGAGCCAGAGATGCTAGAAATTGTCAAGGTCTCAAAGACAAGAGCGAAAGCAATGGTGGATGCAGCTATTACG GCTGCATCATCTGTGAAGGAAGGAGAAGATGCCATCAAAATGATCCAAGAAGCCTTAGACATGATTGGCAAACATCAGCCGTTACGCAGCTCTATAGTAGTCAAACAGGAAGAGAACGCAAGTGGCAGCATTGAGCATcatcatcacaacccatctccCTCAGACGCATCAAAGCCTATGGCTAACAACGATTCGATCTCACAAAATGGTTCAGAGAAAAAAGAGGCTCAAATGCCTTCAGAGTTAATCACGTCCTGTGTTGCCACTTGGATCATGATTCAG ATGTGCACGGAGAGGCAGTACCCTCCAGCTGATGTAGCGCAGCTTATGGACACAGCAGTCACAAGCTTGCAGCCTCGATGCCCCCAGAATCTACCGATCTACAGAGAAATCCAAATGTGTATGGGACGAATCAAGACTCAAATCATGTCTCTAGTACCAAGTTGA
- the LOC103849006 gene encoding protein ALWAYS EARLY 2 isoform X1, with the protein MAPTVRKSRSVNKRFTNEQPSPKRSSRENKLRKKKLSDKLGSQWTKAELERFYDSYRKYGQDWRKVAAAIRNSRNVEMVEALFNMNKAYLSLPEGTASVAGLIAMMTDHYSVMEGSGSEGEGPDVSETPKKEKKRKRAKPQLSDSREEVDRDHPVASSTDGCLKFLKQARGNGTHRRATGKRTPRVPVQTSRDDGEGSTPPNKRARKQQRDANDDVERYLELALIEASRRGGGSPKDLSDNSPIKNWEKMSRTRKAQSWVGSSREKKRESDMEEVGEMEVPRKGKRVYKKRVKVEEAEGDSSDDNGGASSATEGLRVKSKRRKAGREASRGTYSPRSPKNIDNKLTSGDEFDALQALAELSASFLPSALMESESSPQVKEERIENDMDEKPSSPEATTSTSSHGEKANSEPDESLLHAISAIGNAVYNRKPKPSTQASTDCNAGKLQPEPTSASLRRKRKPKKLGDESPPDSSQNKSINKKELAQENHNMKSYLRTKRTGQGPSQSKQLKTAKELEESTTMSDKKHSAMDVVVSTKQDSDSCPATSPPQKPPNRRKASLKKSLQERAKSSETVHKVPRSSRSLSEQELLLKDELSTYMSYPLARRRCIFEWFYSAIDHPWFAKMVFVDYLNHVGLGHVPRLTRLEWSVIKSSLGRARRFSERFLQEEREKLKQYRESVRKHYTELRTGAREGLPTDLARPLAVGNRVIAIHPITREIHDGKILTVDHNQCNVLFDDLGVELVKDIDCMPSNPLEYMPEGLRRQIDKCLSMKKEAQQNGNPNLGLSAIFPPYGLENADCSMSHSLNQGDMNAPILHGKVSTDTSIPHQTNQSCIIDYSKGREAEIQRALALQHALDEKEMEPEMLEIVKVSKTRAKAMVDAAITAASSVKEGEDAIKMIQEALDMIGKHQPLRSSIVVKQEENASGSIEHHHHNPSPSDASKPMANNDSISQNGSEKKEAQMPSELITSCVATWIMIQMCTERQYPPADVAQLMDTAVTSLQPRCPQNLPIYREIQMCMGRIKTQIMSLVPS; encoded by the exons ATGGCACCGACGGTTAGGAAGTCGAGGAGTGTGAACAAGCGTTTCACTAATGAACAACCCTCGCCAAAGAGGAGCTCTAGAGAGAATAAGCTGCGT AAGAAGAAATTGTCTGATAAGCTGGGATCTCAATGGACCAAAGCAGAGCTTGAGCGGTTCTATGACTCTTACCGGAAGTACGGACAGGACTGGAGAAAG gTGGCTGCTGCTATTCGGAATAGCAGGAATGTTGAGATGGTGGAAGCTCTCTTTAATATGAATAAG gCATATTTGTCTCTTCCGGAAGGAACTGCCTCTGTAGCTGGCCTTATTGCTATGATGACCGATCATTACAGTGTCATG GAAGGGAGTGGCAGTGAAGGAGAAGGCCCTGATGTTTCAGAAACACCGAAGAAAGAGAAAAAGCGCAAACGTGCAAAGCCTCAGCTTAGTGATTCTCGAGAGGAAGTTGATAGAGATCATCCAGTTGCGTCCTCCACTGACGGATGTCTCAAGTTTTTGAAGCAAGCACGAGGTAATG GAACTCATCGACGTGCCACTGGCAAACGTACACCTCGTGTTCCTGTACAGACTTCACGGGATGATGGGGAAGGCTCTACTCCACCAAATAAAAGAGCCAGAAAGCAACAACGTGATGCCAATGATGATGTTGAGCGTTATTTAGAGTTAGCATTAATAGAAGCATCCAGAAGGGGAGGAGGGTCTCCAAAAGACCTCAGCGACAACTCACCAATAAAGAACTGGGAGAAAATG TCACGGACGAGGAAAGCTCAATCATGGGTGGGAAGTAGCCGAGAAAAGAAGCGTGAATCTGATATGGAAGAGGTTGGGGAAATGGAGGTTCCACGGAAGGGGAAAAGGGTCTACAAGAAGAGAGTAAAAGTCGAAGAAGCAGAGGGTGATTCTTCTGATGACAACGGAGGAGCAAGCAGTGCTACTGAGGGGCTCAGAGTTAAATCAAAGAGACGAAAGGCTGGTCGTGAAGCCTCAAGAGGGACATATTCACCGCGCAGCCCAAAGAACATAGATAACAAACTTACTTCCGGAG ATGAATTTGATGCTCTGCAAGCTTTAGCTGAATTATCAGCTTCATTTCTTCCTTCAGCATTGATGGAATCAG AATCATCTCCTCAGGTGAAGGAAGAGAGAATAGAAAACGACATGGACGAGAAACCTAGCTCACCGGAAGCTACCACGTCCACCAGCAGTCATGGGGAAAAAGCAAATTCAGAACCAGATGAGAGTCTGCTACATGCAATCTCTGCTATTGGGAATGCTGTTTACAATAGAAAACCAAAACCTTCAACGCAAGCTTCAACTGATTGTAATGCTGGGAAGCTACAGCCGGAACCTACTAGTGCTAGTTTAAGAAGAAAACGCAAACCAAAG aAGCTAGGAGATGAATCACCACCTGATTCTTCTCAGAACAAATCCATAAACAAAAAG GAGTTAGCTCAAGAAAACCATAATATGAAGTCCTATCTTAGAACAAAACGCACTGGTCAAGGTCCCTCTCAGTCAAAACAGTTGAAAACTGCTAAGGAGTTGGAGGAATCTACTACAATGAGCGATAAGAAACATTCTGCTATGGATGTAGTAGTGTCAACTAAACAAGATTCTGATTCATGTCCAGCCACTTCACCACCACAGAAACCTCCAAACAGGCGTAAGGCGAGTCTGAAGAAAAGCTTACAAGAAAGAGCTAAATCTTCTGAAACCGTTCATAAAGTTCCTCGTAGTTCCAGATCTCTTTCAGAACAGGAGTTGTTATTAAAG GATGAGCTTTCTACTTATATGTCGTATCCCTTGGCACGTCGAAGGTGCATATTTGAGTGGTTTTATAGTGCTATCGACCATCCCTGGTTTGCAAAGATGGTGTTCGTCGATTACTTAAATCACGTGGGACTTGGTCACGTTCCAAGACTCACTCGTCTTGAATGGAGTGTCATTAAAAG CTCTCTTGGTAGAGCTCGAAGGTTCTCTGAGAGATTCTTACAGGAAGAGAGGGAGAAACTCAAGCAGTACCGTGAGTCTGTGAGAAAGCATTACACAGAGCTTCGAACTGGTGCTAGGGAAGGGCTTCCTACAGATTTGGCTCGGCCATTAGCAGTTGGTAACAGAGTCATTGCCATCCATCCCATAACACGAGAGATTCATGATGGGAAAATTCTCACTGTTGACCATAATCAATGCAATGTTCTGTTCGATGACTTGGGCGTTGAGTTAGTTAAG gACATTGATTGCATGCCTTCAAATCCATTGGAATACATGCCAGAAGGTCTAAGGAGGCAGATTGATAAGTGTTTATCCATGAAGAAAGAAGCACAACAAAATGGGAATCCAAACCTTGGTTTATCTGCTATTTTCCCTCCATATGGACTTGAAAATGCTGACTGTTCCATGAGTCATTCTCTGAATCAG GGTGATATGAATGCTCCTATTCTGCATGGTAAAGTATCAACCGACACTAGTATCCCACATCAGACTAATCAGTCATGTATCATAGATTATAGCAAAGGACGAGAAGCTGAGATTCAGCGAGCACTTGCTCTACAGCATGCTTTAGATGAAAAG GAAATGGAGCCAGAGATGCTAGAAATTGTCAAGGTCTCAAAGACAAGAGCGAAAGCAATGGTGGATGCAGCTATTACG GCTGCATCATCTGTGAAGGAAGGAGAAGATGCCATCAAAATGATCCAAGAAGCCTTAGACATGATTGGCAAACATCAGCCGTTACGCAGCTCTATAGTAGTCAAACAGGAAGAGAACGCAAGTGGCAGCATTGAGCATcatcatcacaacccatctccCTCAGACGCATCAAAGCCTATGGCTAACAACGATTCGATCTCACAAAATGGTTCAGAGAAAAAAGAGGCTCAAATGCCTTCAGAGTTAATCACGTCCTGTGTTGCCACTTGGATCATGATTCAG ATGTGCACGGAGAGGCAGTACCCTCCAGCTGATGTAGCGCAGCTTATGGACACAGCAGTCACAAGCTTGCAGCCTCGATGCCCCCAGAATCTACCGATCTACAGAGAAATCCAAATGTGTATGGGACGAATCAAGACTCAAATCATGTCTCTAGTACCAAGTTGA